The DNA segment TTTCTCGCTTTTCCAGAAAGCGCGTGAAGCGGTCAAACTCGGCTGTTGAAGAAAAGATGATGGATACAAAGGGCGACAAAAAAGTCAAAAGTTGGCTGCCAATATAGTTAAAGGGTCGTCCGGTTTCAAGTAACATAATAGCAGGTGCTGTGAGTCTGCGCTTCACGATGAAGGCGGCGGCTTTTTCGGCGAGGATTTCGTCTTCTTTGGTGATGGCACTTTCGGGGGGGGAGACGGCAAAGGCATGGGCGCAGTAATTCTTAAGCCGGGTCAATATTGATGTGTTTTTGGACGACATGGTAGATCTCTGAGGGATTTTTCGAACGCAGGAATTGACCGCGAAATGTGTCGAGGCGATGCGGTTTGGCAAAAGGACTTAAGAAGACGCCGTCGGGATGATGTGCGGCGCGGCGAAAATTTGTCCATAAATATTGCCTGTGCGTACCGATATGTGAAATGGTAAAACCGCGATCATTGAGAACATAGTGCGTTGGAAAAAAATAACGGGTCATCGCCGCGGTGAGCAATACGAGTGAAAGAAAGGCGAAGGTGATGCTCTGAAAGCTCACGCCGACAATAAACGCGACGCCCAGGATGATGAGTACGAGTAAAACAGATTTTGCCAAAGGCTCTTCGCGCAGGGGATGTGAGGTCCAGGTTTTTGAAGCGTCAATACTTGTCATTCCATTCATAGGTTGCGTATTTTTCGGCGATGAGGCGCTGGGTTTCGGCGATTTCGGTTTCGCTGAGTGTGGTTTCAACAAGCTGGATGTTAAAGGTATTTTGAATGCCTTGCCGGATGGCTGTGGCCGCTGTGTCGAAATTGATGGGGTATGCGAGGGCTTCAGAGAGCGAGGTGGTGTGGCGGTCGAGTTCGCCTGCAAAACGCTTTTGCAGGCCTGGTTTGTCGCCGGGCAGAAGGTCGGCGATTTGTTTGTGTTCTGCGCCGAGCAGGAGCGATCCGTGCTGCAAGAGCATTGTGCCGATGCGCTGCTGCGCACTGCCGATAAGTTTGCGCCCCTTAAATTTGACTTCGTATTGCGCCGTGCTGGTAAAACAGGGCGCGGTGAGTTCTTTACCGCGCGGTGAGGGCTGTGTTTGGCGACGGGATTCAAAGGTTGCATCGACGCCGAGAGCGCGAATACCCGCCAGGAGACCCTCGCTGATTTTGCGATAGGCTTCGTTGATATTGCCCCCCATTACGGGATTGTCGGCAGGGCAGACAACGCTGTAGGTCAGTTCGTTCCAGTGCAAGACAGCGCGACCACCGGTGGGACGACGGACAATGTCGATACCGCGCTCGCGCACTTTTTGGACATCGACTTCGCGGCTGATACGCTGGGCATACCCAAAGGAGACCGCGGGTGGTTGCCACCCATAAACGCGAAAGGCGGGCTGAGCACCTGTTGCTATTGATCGCACGAGGGCTTCATCTACTGCCATATTAAAAAAGGCGTTTCCATGTTGGGTATTCAGGAAACGCCATGTGGGGGGATTAGATTGTGTCACGGTTAGTGCAGGCCCAGATGTCTGAGCGCGTCTTTTGCGGCCATCTGTTGGGCTTCTTTTTTGCTACGCCCCTGTCCTTCGCCCAATCGATCGCCCTGAAGGGTTACTTCGATGAAGAAAATTTTTCGGTGATCTGGACCTTCTTCGGATATGGGCTGATATCGCGGATGGCCCTGTCCCGTACTTTGCGTGTGTTCGAGAAGCAGGCTTTTGAAGTTGAGATAGTTGCCGTCGGCGAGGATTTCTTCAACATTGGTTAGAATTGTGCGTTCGACAAATGAGCGAGCAGCCTCAAGCCCGCCATCGAGGTAAATCGCACCTAAGAGCGCTTCAAAAGCATCTCCGATAATTGAGGTGCGTTGGCGCCCGCCAGATGAGATTTCTTCTTTGCTCAAATAGAGATATTCTCCGAGTTGGATTTTGCGGCCTTTTTCGGCCAGAACGACCTTGCTGACGAGCAGAGACTTGATCTGTGTGAGTTCGCCTTCTCTTTTCTTTTTGAACTGATTGTAGAGATGTTCTGTCACAATGAGATCGAGCACTGCGTCGCCCAAAAATTCCAGGCGTTCGTTGGAAGCAATGCTGCCTTCTTGGGTGACGTAAACATGGGACCGGTGTTTAAGGGCTTGTTCGAGTAAAGCGGTATTGGAAAAGGTGTAACCGAGTTTGCGTTGGAGTTCTTCCTGGGAACGCACCCTGCCGCTTGCGGACCAGCGTCTGATCGTTTGTAAGACGGTTCCGAGTCGGATAAAACCGCCTCCTTTCAATTCGCGTAGCATGTATGGTCTCGTTAGTTGCGAAACTTACGCAGGATGAGTACTGCGTTGTGACCACCAAAGCCAAAAGAGTTACTGATGGCGATTTCAACGGGTATTTCTCGCGCTTCATTGGGTACGTAATCGAGGTCGCATTCTGGATCGGGTGTTTCATAGTTGATCGTGGGCGGTACTACATTGTGGTGAACTGATAGGGTTGCTGCGATGGTTTCAATCGCACCCGAAGCTCCCAAAAGATGTCCGGTCATGGATTTTGTCGAACTGACGGCGAGCTTTTTGGCCCGGTCGCCAAATACGGATTTGATGGCGGCTGTTTCTGCCGGATCGCCCACAGGTGTTGATGTGCCGTGTGCGTTGATATAAGACACGTCTTCGGGATTGATCTGCGCCTGTCGCATGGCGCGGCACATGGCGCGGGCACCCCCCTCGCCGCCAGGTGCCATACCGGTAATGTGATAGGCATCGCCAGTGTAGCCAGTTCCTACAACTTCGGCATAGATAGTGGCACCCCGTTGTGTTGCGCGTTTGAGTTCTTCCAGAACAAGCCCGCCAGCGCCTTCGCCAATTACAAATCCATCTCGGTCTGCGTCAAAGGGACGACTGGCTTGCGTTGGGGCATCGTTGCGGGTTGAAAGCGTTCGCGCTGCGGCAAATCCACCGACTGACATTGGGGTAATGGCAGCTTCTGCCCCCCCTGTGATCATGACATCGGCTTCGTCGTCCCAAATTTCGCGGGCTGCGTTGCCAATGGCATGGGCTGCCGAGGCGCAAGCTGTGACGGTGGTATAATTGGGGCCTTTGGCACCGAGGTGGATGGATACCTGACCTGCGGACATGTCGGGGATCATCATGGGTACAAAAAGCGGACTGATGCGTCTTGGACCATCTTTGCGATAGGCTTCGTGCTGATTCTCAAAAGTCTGGATGCCGCCAATGCCCGAGCCAAATACAACCCCGATGCGTTCGGGCTGTTCATTACTGATATCGAGACCTGCATTTTCTACAGCCTGTACAGATGATGCAATGGCATACTGTGTAAAGAGATCCATGCGCCGCTGGCTTCGACTGTCAATGCCAAAGTGCGCTGGATCAAAGTTTTTGATTTCGGCGGCAAACTGCACGCGGAAATCAGTGGCGTCAAATTTTGTTATGGGGCCAACACCTGTTTGTCCATTGCACAATGCTTC comes from the Gemmatimonadota bacterium genome and includes:
- the fabF gene encoding beta-ketoacyl-ACP synthase II, coding for MNRQRRVVITGLGTLAPNGNTTESYWEALCNGQTGVGPITKFDATDFRVQFAAEIKNFDPAHFGIDSRSQRRMDLFTQYAIASSVQAVENAGLDISNEQPERIGVVFGSGIGGIQTFENQHEAYRKDGPRRISPLFVPMMIPDMSAGQVSIHLGAKGPNYTTVTACASAAHAIGNAAREIWDDEADVMITGGAEAAITPMSVGGFAAARTLSTRNDAPTQASRPFDADRDGFVIGEGAGGLVLEELKRATQRGATIYAEVVGTGYTGDAYHITGMAPGGEGGARAMCRAMRQAQINPEDVSYINAHGTSTPVGDPAETAAIKSVFGDRAKKLAVSSTKSMTGHLLGASGAIETIAATLSVHHNVVPPTINYETPDPECDLDYVPNEAREIPVEIAISNSFGFGGHNAVLILRKFRN
- a CDS encoding biotin/lipoate A/B protein ligase family protein, translating into MAVDEALVRSIATGAQPAFRVYGWQPPAVSFGYAQRISREVDVQKVRERGIDIVRRPTGGRAVLHWNELTYSVVCPADNPVMGGNINEAYRKISEGLLAGIRALGVDATFESRRQTQPSPRGKELTAPCFTSTAQYEVKFKGRKLIGSAQQRIGTMLLQHGSLLLGAEHKQIADLLPGDKPGLQKRFAGELDRHTTSLSEALAYPINFDTAATAIRQGIQNTFNIQLVETTLSETEIAETQRLIAEKYATYEWNDKY
- the rnc gene encoding ribonuclease III, which encodes MLRELKGGGFIRLGTVLQTIRRWSASGRVRSQEELQRKLGYTFSNTALLEQALKHRSHVYVTQEGSIASNERLEFLGDAVLDLIVTEHLYNQFKKKREGELTQIKSLLVSKVVLAEKGRKIQLGEYLYLSKEEISSGGRQRTSIIGDAFEALLGAIYLDGGLEAARSFVERTILTNVEEILADGNYLNFKSLLLEHTQSTGQGHPRYQPISEEGPDHRKIFFIEVTLQGDRLGEGQGRSKKEAQQMAAKDALRHLGLH